A single region of the Triticum dicoccoides isolate Atlit2015 ecotype Zavitan chromosome 2B, WEW_v2.0, whole genome shotgun sequence genome encodes:
- the LOC119364169 gene encoding uncharacterized protein At1g32220, chloroplastic-like, which produces MSPSTLLVRPPAPANPSLPPRRCGPVSAAAATLRTSPAASSVAQFSRLRTKCRFAAPGVREDYSSTPIDVVADVKTEKIVVLGGSGFVGSAICRAAVAKGIEVVSLSRSGRPSYSDPWADEVTWLAGDVFYARWEDVLVGATAVVSTLGGFGNEEQMKRINGEANTIAVDAAKEFGIPKFILISVHDYNLPSFLLTLGYFTGKRKAESEVLSKYPSSGVVLRPGFIYGKRKVDGYEIPLDIVGQPLEKLLSSVENFTKPLSALPGSDLVLAPPVNVDDVAYAVINAVIDDSFFGVFTIEQIKEAAASARV; this is translated from the exons ATGTCCCCTTCGACACTGCtcgtccggccgccggcgccggcgaaTCCGTCCCTTCCGCCTCGCCGGTGCGGGCCCGTATCAGCAGCGGCGGCGACGCTCCGCACGTCTCCTGCCGCCTCCTCCGTGGCTCAGTTCTCTAG GCTGCGCACCAAGTGCAGGTTTGCTGCCCCCGGTGTTAGAGAAGATTACTCTTCTACGCCAATCGATGTTGTAGCAGACGTGAAAACAGAAAAG ATTGTAGTGTTGGGAGGTAGTGGATTTGTTGGTTCTGCTATATGCAGAGCTGCGGTAGCTAAAGGCATTGAGGTTGTGAGCCTCAGCAG GTCAGGAAGACCATCTTACTCTGATCCTTGGGCTGATGAAGTTACTTGGCTAGCAG GAGATGTTTTCTATGCAAGATGGGAGGACGTGCTAGTAGGGGCTACTGCTGTTGTGTCTACCCTTGGAGGATTTGGTAATGAAGAACAGATGAAAAGGATAAATGGTGAAGCAAATACCATAGCAGTGGACGCTGCGAAAGAATTTG GGATCCCGAAATTTATTTTGATCTCTGTTCATGATTACAACCTTCCATCCTTTCTCCTTACCTTGGGCTATTTCACTGGTAAGAGAAAGGCTGAATCTGAAGTCCTCTCCAAATACCCATCCTCAG GTGTTGTATTGAGGCCTGGGTTTATTTACGGTAAAAGGAAAGTCGATGGCTACGAGATACCGCTCGACATCGTAGGGCAACCACTAGAGAAGCTACTTTCCTCTGTCGAAAATTTCACCAAACCATTGAGTGCATTGCCTGGTTCGGACCTGGTCCTAGCACCCCCTGTGAACGTGGACGATGTCGCCTATGCCGTGATCAACGCCGTCATAGATGACAGCTTCTTCGGAGTGTTTACAATCGAGCAAATCAAGGAAGCTGCAGCCAGTGCCAGAGTGTAG